TGCTTCCTTGATTTTCTGGGCGATGGGTTGCTCATTATGTAAAAACACACGCGCACAGTTGCGTCCCGGCAAACCGGAAATTGAACCACCCGGATGAGTTCCAGCACCAGTAAGATACAAGTTACCAATTGGTGTTTTGTAGTTAGCTAATTCCGGCAACGGACGGAAGCAAAGCATCTGTTCTAAGGTCATATCGATGTGGTAATAATTACCTTTGTAAGTCCCTAACCGTTCTCCCAACTCAGCCGGACTTTCTACATGACGGGCGATGATTGAATGTTGCAGATTGGGCGAATACTGCGCCAGTTTATTAATCACCTTGTCTGCAACTTTGTTTTTCAGTTCATCCGTCCAACCCGTACCCTTTAACCCTGTACCCTCTGCACCAACAATTTGATAAGGGGCAAAAAACTCTATCCATAATGTGTGTTTGCCTTCTGGTGCCATCGATGGGTCAAGTCCGGTAGGCATCACCACATATATTGATGGGTCTTCATCAGGAATTTTGCCCAGAGTAATCAGACTATGGGCTTGTTCCACATGATTCACCGAATCAGCAATCAGAATAGAACCCATCAGATAATTATCTTGGTGATTGTGGTGGACAAAGTGCAACGGTTCAGATAAAGCACAATCGATTTTGAGGATGGTTTCATTGTTGTTGATGATGCGGCGGTCTAACCTTTCGCGCAAGTTGCCATCGCTATTATCGACATCGCTACTATCCATTAATTGCAGGAATAAGCGCTTGGCATCAATACTTGAAATTACACCTTTGTTGGCACGATATTCTTTACCACCAGCAACTCGCACACCAACAGCTTTAGCATCATCTACCAATACTTTTTCTACCTTTTGGTCGGTGAGGATCGTACCACCTTCAGCTTTTACCATCTTCACCAAAGCTTCGACAAGTCCGCCACTACCACCACGTGGTCTTGCCATACCGGGATTATGACGCAACATCATCATCATCGCCCCAAAGGACATAGCTTTTTGCGAGGGAGGGGAACTCAGTTCTGCTGAGAGTCGAGCCAGAGGTGCTTTGAGAAACTCAGAATCGAAATACTCGTTAATATTATCTGTGGCACTGCTGAGTAAAGTACGCAGTAAATCAAGGGTTGTGTTAGAGCCACCTAGAAGGGAAAATAAGTCTTGCAGACTATTGAGATTGTAATTGCCTGCAATATCAACAATTGATTTGGGTGGCGCATTGAAGAAAGGCGCAATCCCTGTGATAAAGCGTTGCCAAAAATCGGCATATTCAGCGTATTTTTCAGCATCACGCTGACTATAACGGGCAATTTCTGCACAAGTCTTTTCCACCGATTTGTGAGCTAAGAAATACTTGCCATCTGGATGGGGGCAAAAGGCAACTGGATCGCAGCTAAGATATTCCAAGCCGTACTTGTGTAGTTGTAACTCTTGAATAACTGGCCCTAAGAAAATAAACAGATGGTTAATCGCGCAAGGACTAAATTTAAAACCAGGTGCTTCATCAGGCATAAGTTCTTCAGTTGTAGAACCGCCACCAGGTAGCGATCGCCCTTCCAATAACAGGACGCTGTAACCAGCTTTCAGTAGGTAGCCTGCACAAACTAAACCATTATGACCAGCGCCAATAATTACAACGTCATACGCTTCCATGACTGTAGGGTGGGGAGTAAAGTATATTCCCTGATATTAGGAAGGGCTGAAGATATCTAAATCTTTCGTGGGTTATAGAATATTTATATATCTAGTAGTAGT
This genomic interval from Scytonema hofmannii PCC 7110 contains the following:
- the crtO gene encoding beta-carotene ketolase CrtO; its protein translation is MEAYDVVIIGAGHNGLVCAGYLLKAGYSVLLLEGRSLPGGGSTTEELMPDEAPGFKFSPCAINHLFIFLGPVIQELQLHKYGLEYLSCDPVAFCPHPDGKYFLAHKSVEKTCAEIARYSQRDAEKYAEYADFWQRFITGIAPFFNAPPKSIVDIAGNYNLNSLQDLFSLLGGSNTTLDLLRTLLSSATDNINEYFDSEFLKAPLARLSAELSSPPSQKAMSFGAMMMMLRHNPGMARPRGGSGGLVEALVKMVKAEGGTILTDQKVEKVLVDDAKAVGVRVAGGKEYRANKGVISSIDAKRLFLQLMDSSDVDNSDGNLRERLDRRIINNNETILKIDCALSEPLHFVHHNHQDNYLMGSILIADSVNHVEQAHSLITLGKIPDEDPSIYVVMPTGLDPSMAPEGKHTLWIEFFAPYQIVGAEGTGLKGTGWTDELKNKVADKVINKLAQYSPNLQHSIIARHVESPAELGERLGTYKGNYYHIDMTLEQMLCFRPLPELANYKTPIGNLYLTGAGTHPGGSISGLPGRNCARVFLHNEQPIAQKIKEAGGSIKSAFASVLRSESD